In Cupriavidus taiwanensis, the following are encoded in one genomic region:
- a CDS encoding acyl-CoA synthetase — translation MAAAALPASRRDDYRALYESFRWKIPPHFNIAEACCGRWARDPATMDRIAVYTEHEDGRRNAHTFAYIQAEANRLSAALRALGVARGERVAIVMPQRIETVIAHMAIYQLGAIAMPLSMLFGPEALAYRIAHSEAVVAIADETSIDNLLAARPECPTLANVIAAGNAHGRGDHDWDMLLAAQLPAFTAEQTKADEAAVLIYTSGTTGPPKGALIPHRALIGNLTGFVCSQNWYPRDDDVFWSPADWAWTGGLWDALMPALYFGKPIVGYQGRFSAERAFELLERYAVTNTFLFPTALKQMMKSCPEPRRRYDIRLRALMSAGEAVGETVFGWCRDALGVIVNEMFGQTEINYIVGNCTAQNDDEQLGWPARPGSMGRPYPGHRVQVIDDEGRPCPPGEDGEVAVCATDSAGHPDPVFFLGYWKNEAATAAKYTELDGLRWCRTGDLARVDADGYLWYQGRADDVFKSSGYRIGPSEIENCLLKHPAVSNCAVVPSPDPERGAVVKAFVVLTPSVARSFDGDAALVAELQAHVRGQLAPYEYPKAIEFIDQLPMTTTGKIQRRVLRLLEEERAAERRSA, via the coding sequence TCGCGCCCTGTACGAATCCTTCCGCTGGAAGATTCCGCCGCATTTCAACATCGCCGAAGCCTGCTGCGGCCGCTGGGCCCGCGACCCGGCCACGATGGACCGCATCGCGGTCTATACCGAGCATGAGGACGGCCGCCGCAACGCGCATACGTTCGCCTATATCCAGGCCGAGGCCAACCGGCTGTCGGCGGCGCTGCGCGCGCTGGGCGTGGCGCGCGGCGAGCGCGTTGCGATCGTGATGCCGCAACGCATCGAGACCGTGATCGCGCATATGGCGATCTACCAGCTCGGCGCCATCGCCATGCCGCTGTCGATGCTGTTCGGGCCCGAGGCGCTGGCCTACCGCATCGCGCACAGCGAAGCCGTGGTGGCGATCGCCGACGAAACCTCGATCGACAACCTGCTGGCGGCGCGCCCCGAATGTCCGACGCTGGCGAACGTGATTGCCGCCGGCAACGCGCATGGCCGCGGCGACCACGACTGGGACATGCTGCTCGCGGCGCAACTGCCCGCCTTTACCGCCGAGCAGACCAAGGCCGACGAAGCCGCGGTGCTGATCTACACCAGCGGCACCACCGGGCCGCCCAAGGGCGCGCTGATTCCGCACCGCGCGCTGATCGGCAACCTGACCGGCTTTGTCTGCTCGCAGAACTGGTACCCGCGGGACGACGACGTATTCTGGAGCCCGGCCGACTGGGCCTGGACCGGCGGCCTGTGGGACGCGCTGATGCCGGCGCTGTACTTTGGCAAGCCCATCGTCGGCTACCAGGGGCGCTTCTCCGCCGAGCGCGCCTTCGAGCTGCTGGAGCGCTACGCCGTCACCAACACCTTCCTGTTCCCGACCGCGCTCAAGCAGATGATGAAGTCCTGCCCCGAGCCGCGCCGGCGCTACGACATCCGGCTGCGCGCGCTGATGAGCGCCGGCGAGGCCGTCGGCGAGACCGTGTTCGGCTGGTGCCGCGACGCGCTCGGCGTGATCGTCAACGAGATGTTCGGCCAGACCGAGATCAACTACATCGTCGGCAACTGCACCGCGCAGAACGACGACGAGCAACTGGGCTGGCCGGCACGGCCGGGTTCGATGGGACGCCCCTACCCGGGCCACCGGGTGCAGGTGATCGACGACGAAGGCCGCCCCTGCCCGCCCGGCGAGGACGGCGAGGTGGCGGTGTGCGCCACCGACAGCGCCGGGCATCCGGACCCGGTGTTCTTTCTCGGCTACTGGAAGAACGAGGCCGCCACCGCAGCCAAGTACACCGAACTCGACGGCCTGCGCTGGTGCCGCACCGGCGACCTGGCGCGCGTCGATGCCGACGGCTACCTGTGGTACCAGGGACGCGCCGACGATGTGTTCAAGTCCTCGGGCTACCGCATCGGGCCGAGCGAGATCGAGAACTGCCTGCTCAAGCATCCGGCGGTATCCAACTGCGCCGTGGTGCCGTCGCCCGACCCGGAGCGCGGCGCGGTGGTCAAGGCCTTCGTGGTGCTGACGCCATCGGTGGCGCGCTCGTTCGACGGCGACGCGGCGCTGGTCGCGGAACTGCAGGCCCATGTGCGCGGCCAGCTGGCGCCGTACGAATACCCGAAGGCGATCGAGTTCATCGACCAGCTTCCGATGACCACCACGGGCAAGATCCAGCGGCGGGTGTTACGGCTGCTGGAGGAGGAGCGCGCCGCCGAACGCCGCTCAGCCTAA